In Candidatus Binatota bacterium, the sequence AATAAGCCTCGTGGTCCGGGTGAGAGTGGTAAAAGGCCACCAGCCGCCAACCGGGCCCATCGGCTTTTTCCAGCGCCTGGCGCAGCTCGCCAGCGTCCCCCACGTAGGCCGTCCGGGCCGTTCGGGGGTAAGCCACGGGGTCAACACGGTGCATTTCGTCCTGCACGTTGCGAATCGGCACCACCTCAAGAGCCCCCTCGGGCGAGGCCAGTACCAGCCCACAGCACTCGTCTGGGTAGCTTCGGGCGGCGTGATCCTTCATGGCCAGCAGCCCTTCGGGCTCCAACCGGGTCACCATCGCGCCCCGTTCCCGAGTTGGCCACGTTGACGGATTTGTCGGCATTCCATATAACTTGCGAGTTTACATCTTCCGCAGGGGCACACTAATGACGAGCGACACCAACGCATCCACAAAAATTGAACTCTTTCTCAAGCCCAAGGCTGTCTCATCGAGAAAGCTGGCGCGCGACGCCGAGGGCCGCCTGCTGCTGGCAGAGGAAAGCGCCATTGACCGCGATCGGACCCGCAACGCCGGCATCACCATAGCCGAACTCGGCCGCCGCGTGCGCGTATTCAACTCGGATATGACCAAGCAGATGGCCTCTTACCTCGTGCCCGCCGAGCTCACAGAGTTCTCCGATGGTGCAGCCGATCTCTCGGGCGTGACCAAGACGCAGATCGGCCGCCTGCTATGGCTCGACGGCCTCTACATCCGCCACAACCCCGGCCTACGCGAAGTCGGCATCAACGACCGCGGCGATGTGATCCTGCGCCTTGACCTCGAGACAGCCGAGGACCCGACCATTGGTCCGCTGATGAGCTCTTACAACACCACCCAGTCAACGCTCTCCTCGCGCCTGGTTGCGCGCATAGACAAGAAGAGCCACGACCGCGACGTGAAAGAAGCGCGAGCCTGGCTCGAGGCCATGAACGTGCTGACCGGCGGCAAGACCCTGCGCGCCCGTTTCTTCAGCGGTGGCGTGCAGGCCGAGCATCGTGGCAACGTGCCGCAGCTCTACCGCACCACGCAGGTAAACTTTTTCCAGCTCAACGACCCAGTCAACCTCGAACTCGCCGGGGTACTCGAGCAGCGCTTCGAGGCCATGGATCGCCCGGTGCCCATAGTGCGCACGATCTCCGTGGTAGGCATTCCGCCCAACGAGCGCGCCTACAAGGAATTCGTCAGCCAGCTCAAGGATAAGGACGAGAACCCCATCAAGCTGGGACTGCCGACGAGGCTGCGAGACTCGCAGTTCTTCGACACCTCGACCAAATCGATTGCCCCCTCGTGCTTTTTCTACGCCTGCAAGCTCGACGACATAGGTGATTCGGTGGTCATAATTGCCATAAACACTGATTACCACGGCGAAATTAAATCCCGTGGCATTCACTCCGGCACCACCGCGGTGATGTCGGTGGCAGAGGTCATCGGCGCCCACGCGTCAAGCGCAATACTGTCGAGCAACGGCAACTGCACGGTGTTCATGGGTGGCGACGGCTCGGGCAAAACCCGAGCAGCCACCTTCTGGGCAGAACGCAACATCGACACCCGGCGCAACGAGCTCAAGCGTCGCTACACCCTGACCTCGGACGAAACCAAGGCCACCGACACAATGAAGAGCGTGGGCTACCTGGCCCAGGACGACTGGATCAACCTCGTGCCGGCCGGCCAGAACAAAGACGGCAGCGGCAACTGGGACACCTGGCCAACCGAAAGGTTCTTCTACCTTCGCACGCGTGGCCTGCTGAGCCGCAACCTGGTGCTGTCTGAAAACGAAGCCGTAATCGAAAACCCCATGGCCGACTACGGCGCCGACGGACACCGAGAAGTGTTGGGCCAGTGCACCCACGATTACCCGCACGAGCGTCTCTTCTACGACCCCGACTGGGATATTTTTTACTGCGACCGCGACGTCCATAAGCTCGGCCTCATAATGCTGCTCGAGGACGACCCCGACCTCGACTTCGTGATCCGCAGGCTCAGGCCCACCCAGGCTCTCGACTTCATAATGAAAGGCCGCGCGGCGGACGGCAGTTTTCAACCCTTCTATAACGACAGCTCCGACGTCTCCTCGCTGCTCATCGGCCAGGGCGTGACCGGCGACCGCCTGCTCGACGCGCTTAAGGCGGCGCGCAGGGGCGACGTGGCGGCGCTGATGAATGGTGACGAAGCGCTGGGAGCCTTCATCCTCGACAGAATCGAGCGCATGGTACTGCTCTACAAGCACCTGCTCTCCGACGTGCCGGTGTACGTTCTCAACGCGGCCGAGGCGGGGCCCGACCTGCTGCAGGACATGGCTTGGTA encodes:
- a CDS encoding M67 family peptidase — translated: MPTNPSTWPTRERGAMVTRLEPEGLLAMKDHAARSYPDECCGLVLASPEGALEVVPIRNVQDEMHRVDPVAYPRTARTAYVGDAGELRQALEKADGPGWRLVAFYHSHPDHEAYFSEEDVAQATPFGEPSYPEALQVVIPVQEGKPGAEAVFAWSEAEGSYLQLD